The segment ATATTTCGCTGCCCTATGCTTGAGTCCATGCCAGAAGAAGGGTTGCCCTCCTCCCTTTCTTCTCTTGTAATTAACAATTGTCCTATGCTGGGTGAAAGTTGTGAAAGGGAGAAAGGTAAATATTGGCCCCAGATTTCTCACATTCCTCGCATAGTTATTTTCCCAACATCAGCGGAGCAAAAGAGTAGCAGTTAAAAGGAGCTACtaaatagtttattttctaCTAAATATATTGAGGTATTGCTACtaaatagtttattttcttttcagtaaTCAAAGGCAATTTCAGTTAAAATTTGTCATGTTCCACTATTAATTCTATGCTTTTTTTTAGGTAGGATCCAAATCCAACTTTCCACTTACAGTTCATGAAGGGTTTGTCACCCTTCCTTCTTGCCAGAACAATATGCACAGGATAAAATTGATCTGCTTGCTCCCTAAGGTATGGCTCATTGTGAACTTTTCCATTCGATGTTCTTTCTCAGTTACTCTGTATTTCTCCACCATTATTAATTCTTTGCATTTTCATGTCAGTATCACCAATTGCGCATTGCAGATTGGAGCACCATAGTTTCACAAAACAAGATTGCTGCCTGCAAACCAACAGGTTTTTCAAATATCATTACGTAGCTATTTGTGTATTTTACGTATCCTTTTCATGCTCTTGGTCTAAATCCTCCATTGTTTCTTTGCAGGATTCTGATCCAAATTTTCTTCTACAAGCGTGAGCGGCTCATAAGTTTGGATGAATGAAATACAGATATTTTCTTCCTATTGTCTCTCATTCCTCTTCATATACAACATAAATAATCATCATTCtatttcaatatcttttttgctataattaatttttaaagttgatttgatTAGTATTGTACTTTTCTCATTCTAACATTTGTGGTTAGAACAAAGTAATTTTCACTGGATTTTGGTTCAAATTCGTTACATAAAttgcttcttaaaaaaaattaacaatttaaacaaGACAGGGAGAATGATCAATaggagctgctgctgctgtttctGAATGGCAAGCATTGCCTGAATTTGTTGCCGCCTccttaatttttcaatcttttccCGAGGTGTCGTTCTCTGGGGTTTCACTGGAcaatttaaacaatttaaaggTCATTTCAATACCTTTGGCTTCTTTCCTTTGAATCCAAATTCAAATCCTACTATTGTTCCTCTATCCTGTAATTCTGCTGCGAATAAAGACATGCTTAgtgaaatattaaattcaatacCTTTGGATCATCACATGCTTCAGATTTTGAATTTAGTAATAGCAAATCCATTgctaaaaaggattaaaaaaatattagattatttaaGTAATCTGCAACGGATTTTTCATTGTTGACGCGGCAAAATCAAATCTGCAActgattcaaaatataaattaaagccttaattatataaaatctccattctctccttttctgcatcttcaaaaattcaaatttttttctccatCTCTTTCTCTAATCCATTCGCCttcttcaaaaattcaaaatccaaaaacttttgatttatcttttttattattatttaactttgattaaaaaaaatttattccatATAAAGCTgaagttaaaaaacaattttggagTGCAGGCAAGGCTTTTTCcagtcaaatttattttatggtgCACAGGGTTATTCTTGAAGTTAACTTTCATAAAAGAAGCAGATACAAAAAGAGGAGATAATATAAAATTCGTCCGTATTGGAATCACAATTCAGAATCAAGTGAAAGTGGCCAATGTCACTCAAGAGAGCAGGCACTTGCAAATCTACTAATAATTATTGGAGCATCACCCTTTCGCACAATCAACAGAAAGGATTAAAGCACAGAAAGTCATCATCTCGAGAACTCACAGCAAAGAGTTCAATGTTGTAGTAGATATGTAgctatattaaaaacattaatactTCCAGAATGCACAAATGCGACTTCTTGATAGTTACGCTGCTAAAGACATTTACAAATCCCCATCAATACTGGTGTTTATTCCTCATGACCCTCATTTGGTGATGATCCAGTGAGCtgacaataaaagaaaacctCGGCATTACCAGTAAATCGATATAATCGCCATTGCAAGCGTAATGCATGCATGGAAGAGATTCAGGCAGGAATTACCCTTGTCTTCATTGAGAGGCTTTAACCTCCCTAGCTCCTTCATCTGCAGGCCCATTGTTTGATGCATCCTCTGAAGCGTTTAAGCAAGGGTTGCTTTTACACTGACTGACAGCCTGAGCATTGGTCAAGAGACTAGAAAGTTGAGACCCCTTTTGCGAAAAGTTTGGTTTACTTTTTGGAGTCTCAGGCAGGCTTGCCGTTGACAGCTTTGCTAGGCCCATTGTCTTGTGCTCACACGGGAGCTTAGTTGAAAAAGGTGATTCAGGTGTATCAGGATGCTTCCCAGGAATATCCATCGGTCTATGAAACAGCAAATGAGCCACAGTCCGGTCTACGGGATTGGTCTCTGTTTCCACCTCAGGCACCTTAACCACCCTGCAGTAGACTCATAAAATCCATGAGGAAAATGACAGGCAAGTTTGAGATTGCCATACTCTAAACAAATTGATAAACACTTGATTAATAATTTTGTGcaaacaaattgaataatttgaatTGGGAAGGACGAGGTGTAAAGGAACAAACCCGTTGGAATAAGAAACAATCACATTGTCGTAGACAACAAAAAATCGAGTTTCAGATCAAAACagtttagaaatgcatcaaaataatattttttatttttttaaaattatttttaacaccaacatatcaaaacgatatgaaaacataaaaaaatttattttatgcaaaaaaaatttgaattttgagggAACCAAGCATGCTCTAGCTACAAATGTCAGTTTAATATCTGCCTCTACCTAGGTCGGCCTACAATACCAAAGCTTCTCTCCTACAAATGTCAGTTTAATATCTGCTTCTACCTAGGTTGGCCTGCATACAATACCAAAGCTTCTCTCAACTAAATCAAGAAATGATGACCAGCACTCACAATCATAACAGAGCCAATGGAAGCGAACTACTACATAGTTGATCAACAAGGTCAAATTCAGTCAAGTTTTTAAGGAAATCCAGTGAAAGAGGAACCTAAAATTTTCTGTTTAGATTTTCTTCAACTTCTAAGAACAAGCATGGCCTTAATTGAATTGTTTCAGTCACTATTCCTCCATTGTAAATAGAAGATACCACTTTCAATATTCATTTCTAGAACgagaaaggaaaacagaaaATGGTGATGGCATTAAAAGATCCTAATTTAACATTTCCATAgagaaaaaatgttaagaaaaaagagaggatagattaaatttgaaaacagaAGCATGAGAAATGCATTGCCTTAACCAACCTTCTTTGACTGCTGGTTTCCTCTTTTGCAGCAACTTGTTCGTCCCTGCTACTATTGTTTGTGCTGCCAGTATCACTAGCATAATGCCTTTGCATTGCACTTTGAGCCAGCCGGAACAAGCTATCCCGAATACAAAGTCTAATTCTGACATCCAACTGTTGTAAAACATTGGTTTGGAATCGTAACCAAGTACAAATTATTTAGCAGGGAAAGAATGCACTAGTACGTGAAGCATACCTTTGAAATAATATCTTGAAGCCTGTAGAGTACTGTGTCCTCCATTGAATAATCATTAACCGCCAGAGAGATTGTATTGGAATCATCTTGCTCAATAGGTGAGTTTGGGTCAAATGAAGCAAGTGTACTTAGATCCTCTACTTCAAGGTCAGCTCCTTCAACATGctgaatttgattttcttgggaACACTTTTGATGAacaagctgctgctgctgtttctGAATGGCAAGCATTGCCTGAATTTGTTGCCGCCTccttaatttttcaatcttttcctGAGGTGTCATTCTCTGGGGTTTCACAGGACAGTCAGCTAACTTGTTTATAGGATTTGCATTGCCTGAAGAAACTTCATAACCAGAAAGTTTAGGTCGATGATTAAATGACTTGAAATTTTGTTGGAAAGTCAGAAAACTTTAGCAGGATTCGCATTACCTGAAGAAACTTCATAACCAGAAGCTAAAGGTTGATGCTTAAAATCCCCAGACTGAATGTGGGACAACACAGGCATAGAATATGGAATTGTAATACTTCCGTATGCAGAAGGGGCCACAAATGGATTGGATATCTGCTGGTACTGCAACTGCTCGGAACCCTGTAGCTGCTTCTGTTGGCTGAGAATTGAAGGGGGAGAAGATTGCATAATTTGGGGTGCAAAATGATTCTTAAGCTGACAGGCTGGGATTCCAGATGAAGTCCAGTTTCCATAAAAATCTTGGGATGATTTCAGTTCACCTTTTTCTTCCAGTTTTTCCTGACCTTTCAAGATCTTCTTTTGCCTGTAAGTCTGATCACAGAACTATAATAAATAGACAAATTACTTATAGAATAGATCAACGTTTTAACCATCTAGACCTGCAGGGGAGAGTGACTAAGGCACAGTTAGTATTTTAATTCAGTACATGGTTTGTAAGGATAAattcaatgttatttttttttttaactgtgatTTACGATCCAAAGGGCTTCTATTGTTCAGAATATATTGAGGTATTAGCTAAACTAGGCAAAGCAAACAGAATTTGCATGTCCCTGGGAAGAGTGGATGTCACGCTAGAAATATAAATAACTGATGCCTCCTGAATTTTCACATGTTATTCCTTTCTCCTTCCTAACAGAAAACCACACAACGGCTTTCCTTCAGGCAATCGATATCATGGTTAAGTCATGGGAAGCTGAAATGACATCTCTGTCAGGCATTTCAGCTTCCCATGACTTAACCATGATATCGATTCCCATCATGATAATTATTGAAGTGATGACTAAATCATGTAAATCCATATTCACCCAACATCCAAGTTTATTCtcattccaaaaaataaaactaaaaataatagcaagaaATATGGAGAGACGAAGaggaatttaaataatataatttctcttttctgTCGCCATTTGCCATTCCAGATTAATATGTGGAAACCACACTGTATTAGTGAAAGGATCACAATATCAAGATTTTCCAACTTCAATTCACTGATATAACTTTTCTTGAATCCTGGACAAAAGAACTTAGAACGTCAAAAGATCATAGTTACTGattctaaaaaacaaagattgtaTTTGGTGCTTATTGAGTCTAAAAGTTATCCTGAATGAAAAGGGGGAAAATCAGTAACATGTCTGGTTCAGTATCaagattttgaaaatatcaaaaagaagaaaaaaaaaggtacctTGTTTGCCAATTCATTTGGCAAAGCACCATTTTCTTCCGTCAGTTGAGAGTTAGCCGCCGTGTTCTTTCCCACAACAGCCAAATCTGTCtgcaaaagcacaaaaaaataaaataaaaaatgctaagCTTCTCTCAGCTCCTGCACTTGAGCATGAGGCATTAATAAGTAAACTCATCACTGAAAATTGAGTAACTATACCTGCTCCTTCAGTATAGGCTTGTTTTTAGCTTCATCATATTCTACATGATCAAGGCTTGCCTGAGTATTCTGCAGACCATGAGATGCAGGATCGTTCATTTTTCCATAGCCAAGGGTAAACAGCCGGTCTTCTTCTTGTGCATACTCTTCTCTCGAAGCCACAGATATTGGAAAGGGCTTTACCGGGCTGTTAGTTATATCTTTAGAAGAAGACCATAGCTCATCCGCATTACCAAGATTTACATTGCCAAATATTGGGTCATCATTGCTGCAAAATCACCACTTGTGAGGATATTGAGTCAGATGGTTATCACTGTTCTCCaaca is part of the Populus nigra chromosome 8, ddPopNigr1.1, whole genome shotgun sequence genome and harbors:
- the LOC133700884 gene encoding protein LNK2-like isoform X3, which gives rise to MDRWPNLSSSNAAKTEQDSLETSISNNLTDITKLDSSADHLDKDTEIFQNSHEGKEQGDFVDYGWASIGSFDDLDRIFSNDDPIFGNVNLGNADELWSSSKDITNSPVKPFPISVASREEYAQEEDRLFTLGYGKMNDPASHGLQNTQASLDHVEYDEAKNKPILKEQTDLAVVGKNTAANSQLTEENGALPNELANKTYRQKKILKGQEKLEEKGELKSSQDFYGNWTSSGIPACQLKNHFAPQIMQSSPPSILSQQKQLQGSEQLQYQQISNPFVAPSAYGSITIPYSMPVLSHIQSGDFKHQPLASGYEVSSVSSGNANPINKLADCPVKPQRMTPQEKIEKLRRRQQIQAMLAIQKQQQQLVHQKCSQENQIQHVEGADLEVEDLSTLASFDPNSPIEQDDSNTISLAVNDYSMEDTVLYRLQDIISKLDVRIRLCIRDSLFRLAQSAMQRHYASDTGSTNNSSRDEQVAAKEETSSQRRVVKVPEVETETNPVDRTVAHLLFHRPMDIPGKHPDTPESPFSTKLPCEHKTMGLAKLSTASLPETPKSKPNFSQKGSQLSSLLTNAQAVSQCKSNPCLNASEDASNNGPADEGAREVKASQ
- the LOC133700884 gene encoding protein LNK2-like isoform X1 — its product is MFDWNDEELTNIIWGEADDSDDHIVPYPEASEDYCKKKVSNEEASTIKSSEQKAPGAKVDTDGRKLESISNVDTSEGTSSLGLDMDRWPNLSSSNAAKTEQDSLETSISNNLTDITKLDSSADHLDKDTEIFQNSHEGKEQGDFVDYGWASIGSFDDLDRIFSNDDPIFGNVNLGNADELWSSSKDITNSPVKPFPISVASREEYAQEEDRLFTLGYGKMNDPASHGLQNTQASLDHVEYDEAKNKPILKEQTDLAVVGKNTAANSQLTEENGALPNELANKTYRQKKILKGQEKLEEKGELKSSQDFYGNWTSSGIPACQLKNHFAPQIMQSSPPSILSQQKQLQGSEQLQYQQISNPFVAPSAYGSITIPYSMPVLSHIQSGDFKHQPLASGYEVSSVSSGNANPINKLADCPVKPQRMTPQEKIEKLRRRQQIQAMLAIQKQQQQLVHQKCSQENQIQHVEGADLEVEDLSTLASFDPNSPIEQDDSNTISLAVNDYSMEDTVLYRLQDIISKLDVRIRLCIRDSLFRLAQSAMQRHYASDTGSTNNSSRDEQVAAKEETSSQRRVVKVPEVETETNPVDRTVAHLLFHRPMDIPGKHPDTPESPFSTKLPCEHKTMGLAKLSTASLPETPKSKPNFSQKGSQLSSLLTNAQAVSQCKSNPCLNASEDASNNGPADEGAREVKASQ
- the LOC133700884 gene encoding protein LNK2-like isoform X2 encodes the protein MFDWNDEELTNIIWGEADDSDDHIVPYPEASEDYCKKKVSNEEASTIKSSEQKAPGAKVDTDGRKLESISNVDTSEGTSSLGLDMDRWPNLSSSNAAKTEQDSLETSISNNLTDITKLDSSADHLDKDTEIFQNSHEGKEQGDFVDYGWASIGSFDDLDRIFSNDDPIFGNVNLGNADELWSSSKDITNSPVKPFPISVASREEYAQEEDRLFTLGYGKMNDPASHGLQNTQASLDHVEYDEAKNKPILKEQTDLAVVGKNTAANSQLTEENGALPNELANKTYRQKKILKGQEKLEEKGELKSSQDFYGNWTSSGIPACQLKNHFAPQIMQSSPPSILSQQKQLQGSEQLQYQQISNPFVAPSAYGSITIPYSMPVLSHIQSGDFKHQPLASGYEVSSGNANPINKLADCPVKPQRMTPQEKIEKLRRRQQIQAMLAIQKQQQQLVHQKCSQENQIQHVEGADLEVEDLSTLASFDPNSPIEQDDSNTISLAVNDYSMEDTVLYRLQDIISKLDVRIRLCIRDSLFRLAQSAMQRHYASDTGSTNNSSRDEQVAAKEETSSQRRVVKVPEVETETNPVDRTVAHLLFHRPMDIPGKHPDTPESPFSTKLPCEHKTMGLAKLSTASLPETPKSKPNFSQKGSQLSSLLTNAQAVSQCKSNPCLNASEDASNNGPADEGAREVKASQ